From the genome of Thermosynechococcus sp. NK55a:
CTGTTCCCCGATGAAGGCACCTGCCAGTTACCAGTTTGGTCGCCACCGCCCCCGCTGGGTGCCGACGGTCCGCTTCTATGGCCTGTTGCTGCTGGGGGGAGTCTTGCCGGTGCTGACGAACTTCCTACCGTCGGAGCTATGGCCAATCGCCGATGGGAAGCCGCAGGCAACCTTGCGCTACTGGCCTCTGGGGCTGGGGTTAGTCTTGATGGGGCTCTACGATCTGGTGATTTTCGGCATGTCCCTGTGGGACTACAGCCGCATCGGTCGCTGGCAACTGACCCTCGATCGCGTCTGTGAGTCACGGTTATCCATTGGTCGGCAAAACCCGATTCGCCTCAGGCTACACATCCGTGGTGAGGTCCCCTTGAGTGAGCAGATCTGGGTTGAACTCTACGACTATGTGCCCGCTGAGTTGACGGGGGAAACCCCCTCTTTTGCCGTTGCGGCGCTAGTCCACAGCAGCTTGGAATTGCTCTACCATGTGTTTCCACCGCGACGGGGTGCCTTTCAATGGCCCGGCTGTGATGTCCGTTTGCGCAGTTCTTGGGGCTTGGCGTGGCGACGTTGGTTTGCACCCCTTGTCACGGAGGTTGAGGTCTATCCTGATTTGATGGCCTTGCGATCGCTCTCAATTCGCCTCAGTTTAGAGTCCAGTGGTAGCCTGCGGCGGCGACGCTACGCCCTGGGAGGCACCGAGTTTGCGGAATTGCGGGAATACCATCTGGGGGATGATCTGCGCCTTATGGATTGGAAAGCTAGTGCTCGCCGGGGATGGCCTCTTGTGCGAGCCATGGAGCCAGAACGGGATCAACCCCTGATCATTCTGCTGGATCGGGGACGCTTGATGACCGCTACTGTGGCGGGTTTGAAACGCTTTGACTGGGGCTTAAACGCGGCATTGGCCTTGGCGCTGACGGGCTTGCGACGGGGTGACAAGGTGGGCTTAGGGATTTTTGATCAGCAATTGCACACCTGGATTGCGCCTCAAGGTGGTGATTCCCATCTGGGGC
Proteins encoded in this window:
- a CDS encoding DUF58 domain-containing protein, which translates into the protein MKAPASYQFGRHRPRWVPTVRFYGLLLLGGVLPVLTNFLPSELWPIADGKPQATLRYWPLGLGLVLMGLYDLVIFGMSLWDYSRIGRWQLTLDRVCESRLSIGRQNPIRLRLHIRGEVPLSEQIWVELYDYVPAELTGETPSFAVAALVHSSLELLYHVFPPRRGAFQWPGCDVRLRSSWGLAWRRWFAPLVTEVEVYPDLMALRSLSIRLSLESSGSLRRRRYALGGTEFAELREYHLGDDLRLMDWKASARRGWPLVRAMEPERDQPLIILLDRGRLMTATVAGLKRFDWGLNAALALALTGLRRGDKVGLGIFDQQLHTWIAPQGGDSHLGRMLTQVYRCEPVFEESDYVGTVSAILGHYTRRALVVVLTEVIDEVASQELLTAMARLTPRFLPFCVALRDRHIETLAHRPLVPQPLAPVDQVATLYEQAVALDLLHQRQRAFAHLEQKGVLVLDAPADQVSEQLVDRYLLLKARGQL